The genomic stretch GGCTCCGACGGCAAGCTGGACCTGGTGTCGACCAGCAATGCTGCCACCCCGCTGTCCACCGACAAGCAGGCACTGCTGACCTGTGACGTTTGGGAGCACGCGTACTACATCGATTACCGCAACAGCCGCCCGAACTACCTGGAAAGCTTCTGGAAGCTGGTCGACTGGGACGTCGTCGCCAAGCGCCACGCCGCCTGAGTGACGGGTCGCGCAGTATAACCGCAGCCGGCACAGTCCGGCCGCCGGTAACGACAAAGCGCCAGCAGTGATGCTGGCGCTTTGTCATGCCCGACCCGCCCTGCTCATGCCCTCAGCAGGGGCGCGCCATTCCTGTAACGCATCAGGCGGCCCAGCGTGCTGCAGCGGATACAGGCAAAGCGCCCGGCGGCCTGTCAGCTCCATTCGTCCGAAAGGGAAGTCCGGACAGCACAAATCACCTATAGCTGGCTTTGGAAGCAAGGCACCGGCCGTCCATGGTGCCGGTCATCAGAGGAGCCCGCCATGCCCAGCAAAACCTCTCCCCGCCCGACGCCCCCCCGCGCTGTCCCGGCGACCCGCATCCGGCCACAAATCGGCATGCATGGCGAACTGGTCGACTGGATCAATTCACGCAGCCAGCTGTATCACCTCGGCAATGGTGCCCGCAGCTATGACCCGATGCTGCAGTGTTTTCTGCGCATGGACCCGTTCAGCCCGTTCTCGGGCGGTGGCATCAATCCCTACGCCTTCTGTGGCGGCGATCCGGTCAACCGGACCGATCACTCCGGCTATATGAGCGTATCCGCGGCTACCGGTCTGGGACTGGGCATTGTGGGCATTATTCTCGGCATTGCGACGCTGGGACTGGCCATGATGCTGGCCACCCTCACGGGCACCATTCTGGGTATCACGTCAGCACTGCTTGGACTGGCGTCAAATGCCACCGGCATTGCTGCAGCCATCATTGGCGACCACGATCCGAAGCTGGCCAGTACCCTGGGCTGGATATCGCTGGGGCTGGGTATCGCCTCGGCCGCAACCGGGCTGTTCGGGCCGGCGCTGGCAAGCTATGGCAAAGCCACCGGCCGCATTCTGGCGGGAAAAATGTCAAAGCGTGCAGCCGTGGGGTATATCCGGAGGGTTGATTCAGACGTATCTCTCGACTACATGCTGATGCCGGAATTTCATGATGGGGCACTGGTCATGACTCACGGAGAACCTGG from Microvirgula aerodenitrificans DSM 15089 encodes the following:
- a CDS encoding RHS repeat-associated core domain-containing protein, whose translation is MPSKTSPRPTPPRAVPATRIRPQIGMHGELVDWINSRSQLYHLGNGARSYDPMLQCFLRMDPFSPFSGGGINPYAFCGGDPVNRTDHSGYMSVSAATGLGLGIVGIILGIATLGLAMMLATLTGTILGITSALLGLASNATGIAAAIIGDHDPKLASTLGWISLGLGIASAATGLFGPALASYGKATGRILAGKMSKRAAVGYIRRVDSDVSLDYMLMPEFHDGALVMTHGEPGLMQNFGGRFVSPLRWADDLSSLPSYAESRRGPLYLLACSSATPNGNGVSNVRLITSSLAREVRTFNAPVVYVSTPFERAVVARGLGWGKLTRFPPM